The nucleotide sequence TGGATAGCTACATTCCAGAGCCAGAGCGTGCTATTGACCAGCCATTCCTGCTGCCAATCGAAGACGTATTCTCTATTTCAGGCCGTGGTACTGTAGTTACCGGTCGTGTAGAGCGCGGTATCGTTAAAGTGGGTGAAGAAGTTGAAATCGTGGGTATCAAAGACACGACTAAAACCACTTGTACTGGCGTAGAAATGTTCCGCAAACTGCTGGACGAAGGCCGTGCAGGTGAGAACGTCGGTGTTCTGCTGCGTGGTACCAAGCGTGACGAAATCGAACGTGGTCAGGTACTGGCGAAACCGGGTTCAATCAAGCCACACACCACTTTCGAATCAGAAGTTTATATTCTGAGCAAAGACGAAGGTGGCCGTCATACGCCATTCTTCAAAGGCTACCGTCCACAGTTCTACTTCCGTACAACTGACGTGACCGGTACCATTGAACTGCCAGAAGGCGTGGAAATGGTGATGCCAGGTGATAACATTCAGATGAAAGTTACCCTGATTGCCCCAATCGCAATGGACCAGGGTCTGCGTTTTGCTATCCGTGAAGGTGGCCGTACAGTAGGTGCTGGTGTTGTTGCTAAAGTTATCGCATAATTTTTTGATGTGATTACACTAAAAGGGCATCAACCGATGCCCTTTTTGTACGTTGTCTTAATAAGAACCTATCTCATCAATAGTTGTTTTTAATTATTGGTGAGATAAGCTCTGATGCAACGAATTGGCTATATCGCTCTCAGATATACAATGTCATACTGAATTATGGCGCCAAGTCAGATACAATCACTCAAATTTTTTGGTTCGGTCTGATTTGTTTTGCTCTTGCGAGGCAAGCTGGCTATCTATTTAAATCATAGTTACAGGTTGGTTTATGAGTACGAATAGCGATGCTCAAGAAAGCAGGCGTAGTCTTGAAGTAATGAAATGGCTATTAGTGGCAGCCTTATTAACGGTTGCTATCGTTGGAAACTACCTTTATCGAGAGCATAGCCTTCCTCTACGCGCGATGACGGTTGTTGTTATTGTTGCTCTTGCGGGAGCGGCTGCGCTCTGGACTGCAAAAGGTAAAACCACACTGGCTTTCGCTCGTGAAGCCCGCATTGAAATGCGCAAAGTCATTTGGCCAACTCGCCAGGAAGCGCTGCACACGACTTTGATTGTTGCGGCCGTGACTGCATTGATGTCTTTGATCCTCTGGGGTCTTGACGGTATCCTGGTGCGTTTAGTTTCATTTATTACAGGCCTGAGGTTCTAAGATGTCAGATTCCCCAAAAAAACGTTGGTATGTTATACAGGCATTTTCCGGGTTTGAAGGTCGTGTTGCACAATCTTTACGTGAACATATCAAATTACATGATATGGAAGATTCTTTTGGCGAAGTGATGGTGCCAACAGAGGAAGTTGTTGAGATTCGTAGCGGCCAGCGTCGCAAAAGTGAACGTAAATTCTTCCCTGGGTATGTGCTGGTACAAATGATCATGAACGATGCAACATGGCATCTCGTTCGCAGCGTACCACGCGTCATGGGTTTTATCGGTGGTACATCTGACCGTCCGGCACCAATCAGTGATAAAGAAGTTGATGCGATTATGAATCGCCTTCAGCAGGTTGGTGATAAACCGCGGCCAAAAACATTGTTCGAACCAGGCGAAATGGTTCGTGTCAGCGATGGTCCATTCGCAGACTTCAATGGTGTTGTGGAAGAAGTCGATTACGAGAAGAGCCGCCTGAAAGTTTCAGTTTCTATCTTTGGTCGTGCGACACCGGTTGAGCTGGATTTCAGCCAGGTAGAGAAAGCGTAATTTTTGAGCGTATCTTTTGCTGGCTTGCAATAGGTGAGAAATTAACATACAATTTCGCGCCTTTTGTTTTTTAGTAGTCTGGCCTGGATAAGGCGGGACTAAAATTACAGGGGAGCCTTTTAAATCAAAGGCGATATCACCCACATAGAGGAAAATTATCAATGGCTAAGAAAGTACAAGCCTATGTCAAGTTGCAGGTTGCAGCTGGTATGGCTAATCCAAGCCCTCCAGTAGGTCCTGCTCTGGGTCAGCAGGGTGTTAACATCATGGAATTCTGTAAGGCGTTCAATGCTAAAACTGATAGCATTGAAAAAGGTCTGCCAATTCCTGTTGTGATCACTGTTTATTCTGATCGTTCCTTCACTTTCGTTACTAAAACCCCACCAGCGGCTGTTCTGCTGAAGAAAGCGGCGGGCATTAAATCGGGTTCCGGCAAACCGAACAAAGACAAAGTTGGTAAAGTGACCAGCGCACAGATTCGTGAAATTGCTGAAACTAAAGCTGCGGATATGACCGGTGCTAGCGTTGACGCAATGATGCGTTCAATTGAAGGTACTGCTCGTTCCATGGGCCTGGTAGTGGAGGGTTAATCGATGGCTAAACTGACCAAGCGCATGCGCACAATCCGCGAAAAAGTGGATGCAACTAAGCAGTATGACATTAACGAAGCCGTTGTTCTGCTGAAAGAGCTGGCTACCGCTAAATTCGTAGAAAGCGTTGACGTTGCTGTTAACCTCGGCATCGATGCTCGTAAATCTGACCAGAATGTGCGCGGTGCAACGGTACTGCCTCATGGTACTGGCCGTTCCGTTCGCGTAGCTGTATTTACCCAAGGCGCAAATGCAGAAGCTGCTAAAGCAGCGGGCGCTGAACTGGTAGGTATGGAAGATCTGGCTGAACTGGTTAAAAAAGGTGAAATGGACTTTGACGTTGTTATTGCTTCTCCAGATGCAATGCGCGTTGTTGGCCAATTAGGTCAAATCCTAGGTCCTCGTGGTTTGATGCCAAACCCTAAAGTGGGTACTGTAACTCCTAACGTTGCTGAAGCTGTTCAGAATGCTAAAGCGGGTCAGGTTCGTTACCGTAACGATAAAAACGGCATTATTCACACCACCATTGGTAAAGTTGACTTCGACGCTGACAAATTGAAAGAAAACCTGGAAGCTCTGCTGGTTGCGCTGAAAAAAGGCAAGCCATCTTCTGCTAAGGGTATTTATATTAAGAAAGTTAGCCTGTCTACTACCATGGGCGCAGGTGTTGCGATTGACCAGTCTGGTCTGAATGCTTCAGCTTAATTTTAGCTGAATGTGATTGTGATTATCGCTTTACCTTGGCGTCAGATTTGTCTAAAATTTGGCGCCTTATGTTTGGCTAGTAAGTTTTTTTATTAGCTAAATAAAAAATTTTCGGTTGGAGCTTGGCCTAATCCAAGCCCCGTCCAAGACCGCAGGTGTAAGTAATTACTTAATATTCCTGCGTAGACGGTGACAGAGCCAAATGAAATTCATTTCTGGATTCTGCTCACCGTGTTTTAGAGCTCAGGCCCCTTTATGGTGTTATGAGCGATGTGAGTTCCGGGTTCTTCCCGGTTAATCCAGGAGCAAGAAGCTAATGGCACTAAATCTTCAAGACAAACAAGCGATTGTTGCTGAAGTCAGCGAAGTTGCCAAAGGCGCGCTGTCTGCGGTTGTTGCGGATTCCCGTGGCGTTACTGTAGATAAAATGACTGAACTGCGTAAAGCAGGTCGCGAAGCTGGCGTTTACATTCGTGTTGTTCGTAACACGCTGATCCGTCGTGCTGTTGAAGGTACTGCCTATGAGTGCCTGAAAGAAGCGTTTGTTGGTCCAACCTTGATTGCTTTTTCTAATGAACACCCGGGCGCAGCTGCTCGTCTGTTCAAAGAGTTCGCGAAAGCGAATCCAGCATTCGAGATTAAAGCAGCAGCCTTTGAAGGTGAGTTTATTCCTGCGGCCAATATTGACCGTTTGGCAACACTCCCGACTTACGAAGAAGCAATCGCACGCCTGATGTCAACCATGAAAGAAGCCGTTGCAGGCAAACTGGTTCGTACTCTGGCTGCGTTACGCGAGTTACGCGAGCAGAAAGAAGTAGCTTAATTGCCGATTTCCTTCGTTGCTTTTTAACGTATAAATTATTTCTGAATTTTAGGAACACTTGTTATGTCTATCAATAAAGAACAAATTCTGGACGCAGTTGCAACAATGTCCGTCATGGATGTTGTTGAACTGATCACTGCAATGGAAGACAAATTCGGCGTTTCTGCGGCGGCGGCGGTAGCTGTTGCTGCTGGCGGTGCTGCTGAAGCTGTTGAAGAACAAACTGAATTTGACGTTGTTCTGTCTGCTATTGGCGGTAACAAAGTTGCTGTTATCAAAGCAGTACGTGGTGCAACTGGTCTGGGTCTGAAAGAAGCAAAAGATCTGGTTGAGAGCGCTCCAAACGCTACACTGAAAGAAGGCATCAGCAAAGATGACGCTGAAGCACTGAAAAAATCTCTGGAAGAAGCAGGCGCTTCTGTTGAGATTAAGTAAGTTTAGCTTTAAGTTAGCAGCCTGACTTGAAAGGCTGACGGCTGGTGATTAAAAAATCACCAGCCTTTTTGCGCTGTAGGGCATTAGCAGCATTTCCACTGTTTGGCTGTTAATTAACCCCCAAATACTTTTTCCTATTGACGACTTAATATACTGCGTTCTCAGCTACGATCCACTCGGGTAGCTCGGTAGTAATGTAACGCAATGAAATGATTTAAGAGTAATAGCAATGAGTATTACGGAAAATAATTCAATTTTCTGTTCGAAAAAACAGTGTCGTAAAGAGCTGTCCTTTAGGGCGGGCAGAGTGGGTCACTGATCAGCGAGCTGAGGAACCCTATGGTTTACTCCTATACCGAGAAAAAACGTATTCGTAAGGATTTTGGTAAGCGTCCGCAAGTGTTGGACGTACCTTATCTCCTTTCTATCCAACTTGACTCGTTCCAGAAGTTTATCGAGCAAGATCCAGAAGGCCAGAATGGTTTAGAAGCGGCATTCCGTTCTGTATTCCCAATCCAGAGCTACAGTGGCAGTTCGGAGCTGCAATACGTTAGCTACCGTCTTGGTGAGCCAGTGTTTGATGTTAAAGAGTGCCAGATTCGTGGTGTAACTTATTCTGCACCTCTGCGCGTTAAGCTGCGTCTGGTTATCTATGAACGTGAAGCACCGGAAGGCACGGTCAAAGATATCAAAGAGCAAGAAGTCTACATGGGTGAAATTCCGCTCATGACTGACAACGGTACTTTTGTTATCAATGGTACTGAGCGGGTTATTGTCTCCCAGTTGCATCGTAGTCCTGGTGTATTCTTTGACAGCGATAAGGGTAAAACTCACTCATCCGGTAAGGTACTGTATAACGCACGTATTATTCCTTACCGTGGTTCTTGGTTAGATTTCGAATTCGATCCAAAAGATAATCTGTTTGTGCGCATTGACCGCCGTCGTAAATTGCCGGCAACGATTATTCTGCGTGCAATGAATTACAGCACTGAAGAGATTTTGAACCTGTTCTTCAGTAAAACGATTTTCGAAATTCGTGACAACAGACTGCAAATGACGCTGGTACCAGAACGTTTGCGTGGTGAAACTGCTTCTTTTGATATTGAAGCAAACGGCAAGGTTTATGTTGAAAAAGGCCGTCGTATTACCGCACGTCATATCCGCCAGTTAGAAAAAGATGAAGTGAACCGTATTGAGGTTCCTGTTGAATACATTGCGGGTAAAGTTGTTGCAAGAGACTACATTGATGTCAACACAGGTGAAATTATCTGTGCTGCTAACATGGAGCTCTCTTTAGATCTGTTGGCACGTTTGAGCCAATCTGGTCATAAATCTATCGAAACATTGTTCACCAACGATTTAGATCACGGCGCATATATTTCCGAGACACTTCGTGTTGATCCAACCAATGACCGTTTGAGTGCTTTGGTTGAGATTTATCGCATGATGCGTCCTGGTGAGCCACCAACCCGTGAAGCGGCAGAAAATCTGTTTGAAAATCTGTTCTTCTCAGAAGATCGTTATGATCTTTCTGCGGTTGGTCGTATGAAATTCAACCGCTCATTGAGCCGTGAAGAAGTCGAAGGATCTGGTATTCTGAGTAAAGATGACATCATTGATGTCATGAAAAAACTCATTGATATCCGTAATGGTAAAGGTGAAGTCGACGATATCGACCACTTAGGTAACCGTCGTATCCGTTCTGTTGGTGAGATGGCAGAAAACCAGTTCCGTGTTGGTCTTGTACGCGTTGAGCGTGCAGTGAAAGAGCGTCTGTCTCTGGGTGATCTGGATACACTGATGCCTCAGGATATGATCAACGCTAAGCCGATTTCAGCCGCAGTGAAAGAATTCTTTGGTTCCAGCCAGCTGTCTCAGTTTATGGACCAAAACAACCCACTTTCTGAAATCACTCACAAACGCCGTATCTCTGCGTTGGGTCCAGGTGGTTTGACCCGTGAGCGTGCGGGCTTCGAAGTGCGTGACGTACATCCAACGCACTATGGTCGCGTATGTCCAATCGAAACCCCGGAAGGTCCGAACATCGGTCTGATTAACTCATTGTCTGTTTATGCGCAGACTAACGAGTATGGTTTCCTTGAAACCCCATATCGTCTGGTTCGTGATGGTGTTGTTACTGATGAAATTCACTATCTGTCTGCGATTGAAGAAGGTAACTTCGTTATCGCACAGGCAAACACCGTATTAGATGACGAAGGCCACTTCGTTGAAGATCTGATAACTTGCCGTAATTATGGTGAATCCAGCTTATTTAACCGTGAGCAGGTTGAATATATGGACGTTTCCACCCAGCAGGTGGTTTCCGTTGGTGCTTCCTTGATCCCATTCTTGGAACACGATGACGCAAACCGCGCATTGATGGGTGCAAACATGCAACGTCAGGCTGTTCCTACTCTGCGTGCTGATAAGCCGTTGGTCGGAACAGGTATGGAACGTGCAGTAGCCGTTGACTCAGGTGTAACTTCTGTTGCTAAACGCGGTGGTGTGGTTCAATACGTTGATGCATCTCGTATCGTTATCAAAGTAAATGAAGACGAAATGTATCCGGGTGAAGCAGGTATTGATATTTATAACCTGACTAAATATACCCGTTCTAACCAGAACACCTGTATTAACCAGATGCCATGTGTCTCTCTGGGCGAACCGGTGGAACGTGGTGACGTACTGGCTGATGGTCCATCTACTGACTTGGGTGAACTGGCTCTGGGCCAGAACATGCGCGTAGCGTTCATGCCGTGGAATGGTTATAACTTCGAGGACTCCATCTTAGTTTCTGAGCGTGTCGTCCAGGAAGATCGCTTTACGACCATTCATATCCAGGAACTGGCTTGCGTATCTCGTGATACCAAATTAGGGCCTGAAGAGATCACGGCTGACATCCCTAACGTAGGTGAGGCTGCACTCTCCAAGCTGGATGAATCCGGTATTGTTTACATCGGTGCGGAAGTAACCGGCGGTGACATTCTGGTTGGTAAAGTGACACCTAAAGGTGAAACTCAGCTGACGCCAGAAGAAAAACTGCTGCGTGCTATCTTCGGTGAGAAAGCGTCTGATGTTAAAGACTCTTCTCTGCGCGTACCAAATGGCGTATCCGGTACGGTTATCGACGTACAGGTATTTACCCGTGATGGTGTAGAAAAAGATAAACGTGCCTTGGAAATTGAAGAGATGCAGCTGCGTCAGGCTAAGAAGGACCTGACAGAAGAGTTGCAAATCTTTGAAGCTGGCCTGTTTGCACGTATCCGTTCTGTTTTGATTGCAGGCGGCATCGAAGCTGAGAAACTGGATAAACTGCCTCGTGAGCGTTGGTTAGAACTGGGTCTGGCTGATGAAGAGAAACAGAATCAGTTGGAACAGTTGGCTGAACAGTATGACGAACTCAAAGCTGAGTTCGAGAAAAAACTGGATGCTAAACGCCGTAAGATCACACAGGGTGATGATCTGGCACCGGGTGTGCTGAAAATCGTCAAAGTTTATCTGGCGGTTAAACGTCAGATTCAGCCTGGTGATAAGATGGCAGGTCGCCACGGTAACAAGGGTGTTATCTCCAAGATCAACCCGATCGAAGATATGCCTTACGATGAAAACGGCACTCCGGTAGATATCGTACTGAACCCACTGGGCGTACCATCACGTATGAACATTGGTCAGATCTTGGAAACGCATCTGGGCATGGCTGCGAAAGGTATTGGCGACAAGATCAATGCGATGCTGAAACAGCAGCAGGAAGTTGCCAAACTGCGTGAATTTATCCAGAAAGCTTATAACCTGGGTGATGAAACCCGTCAGAAAGTTGATCTGAGCACTTTCTCTGATGAAGAAGTTATGCGTTTGGCAGAAAACCTGAAAAAAGGCATGCCAATTGCGACACCAGTGTTTGATGGTGCGAAAGAGAAAGAAATAAAAGAGCTGCTGAAATTGGGTGACTTGCCAACTTCTGGTCAAATTACCCTGTTTGATGGTCGTACCGGTGAGCAATTTGAGCGTCAGGTTACCGTTGGCTACATGTATATGCTGAAGCTGAACCACTTGGTGGATGACAAAATGCACGCTCGTTCAACGGGTTCGTACAGTCTGGTTACTCAGCAACCGTTGGGTGGTAAGGCGCAGTTCGGTGGTCAACGCTTCGGTGAGATGGAAGTGTGGGCATTGGAAGCATATGGTGCCGCGTACACCTTGCAGGAAATGCTCACCGTCAAGTCCGACGATGTTAACGGCCGTACCAAGATGTATAAAAACATCGTGGATGGCAACCACCAGATGGAGCCAGGTATGCCGGAATCCTTCAACGTATTGTTGAAAGAGATCCGCTCTCTGGGTATCAACATCGAGCTGGAAGGCGAATAAATCGTATTCCGGCTGGTACTGCCCTGAATGGATATGACGGGCAGTTTACCAGCCAGTGGTTGCACTGGTCATAGGGGGGAGCGGCATGGGCTGCTCTCCTGACAGGTCTAACTCCGACAGGAGCCATTTCGTGAAAGACTTATTGAAGTTTCTGAAAGCGCAAACTAAGACCGAAGAGTTTGATGCGATCAAAATTGCTCTGGCCTCGCCAGATATGATCCGTTCGTGGTCATTTGGTGAAGTGAAAAAGCCGGAAACAATTAACTACCGTACGTTCAAACCTGAGCGTGACGGTCTTTTCTGTGCCCGTATTTTCGGGCCAGTAAAGGATTATGAGTGCTTGTGTGGTAAATACAAGCGCTTGAAACACCGTGGTGTAATTTGTGAGAAGTGTGGTGTAGAAGTTACCCAAACTAAAGTTCGTCGTGAGCGTATGGGTCACATTGAGCTGGCTTCTCCAACTGCACACATCTGGTTCCTGAAATCATTGCCATCTCGCATCGGTTTGTTGCTGGATATGCCACTGCGTGATATTGAGCGTGTACTGTACTTCGAATCCTATGTGGTTGTCGAAGGCGGTATGACCAGCTTGGAACGCAGTCAGATTCTGACGGAAGAGCAATACTTGGATGCACTGGAAGAGTTTGGTGATGAATTCGATGCGAAGATGGGCGCGGAAGCTATCCAGTCTTTGCTGAAAAATCTCGATCTGGAAAATGAGTGTGAAACGCTGCGTGAAGAGTTAAACGAAACTAACTCTGAAACGAAACGTAAAAAGCTGACCAAACGTATTAAACTGTTGGAAGCCTTTATTCAGTCTGGTAACAAACCAGAATGGATGGTTCTGACGGTTCTGCCAGTTCTGCCACCGGACTTACGTCCATTGGTTCCACTGGATGGCGGCCGTTTTGCCACTTCGGATCTGAACGATCTCTATCGTCGTGTTATTAACCGTAACAACCGTTTGAAGCGCCTGTTAGATCTGGCTGCGCCGGATATCATCGTTCGTAACGAAAAACGTATGTTGCAGGAAGCGGTCGATGCTTTGCTGGATAACGGTCGTCGCGGTCGTGCAATTACCGGTTCTAACAAACGTCCACTGAAATCCCTGGCTGATATGATCAAGGGTAAACAAGGTCGTTTCCGTCAGAACTTGTTGGGTAAACGTGTTGACTATTCTGGTCGTTCTGTAATCACTGTAGGTCCTTACCTGCGTTTGCATCAGTGTGGTCTGCCTAAAAAGATGGCACTGGAGCTGTTTAAGCCATTCATCTACGGCAAGCTAGAACTGCGTGGTTTAGCGACGACGATTAAAGCCGCTAAAAAGATGGTTGAGCGTGAAGAGGCGGTGGTATGGGATATCCTGGATGAAGTCATTCGTGAACATCCGGTTCTGCTGAACCGTGCGCCGACACTTCACCGTTTGGGTATTCAGGCATTCGAACCGGTTCTGATTGAAGGTAAAGCGATTCAGTTGCACCCACTGGTGTGTGCGGCATATAACGCCGACTTCGACGGTGACCAAATGGCTGTTCACGTACCGTTGACACTGGAAGCCCAGTTAGAAGCGCGTGCATTGATGATGTCTACCAACAACATCCTGTCTCCAGCGAGTGGTGAGCCAATCATCGTTCCATCTCAGGACGTTGTTCTGGGTCTGTATTACATGACCCGCGACTGTGTTAACGCGAAAGGCGAAGGCATGGTATTGACCGGGCCTAAAGAAGCAGAACGCGTATATCGCGCAGGACTGGCTTCTCTGCATGCCCGCGTTAAAGTGCGTATCACTGAAGAAGTGAAAGATGGCGAAGGCAATATCACAACTAACACCGGTTTGGTTGATACGACTATTGGTCGTGCCATTCTGTGGATGATTGTACCAAGAGGTCTGCCTTACTCGTTGGTTAACCAACCACTGGGTAAAAAAGCCATCTCTAGGATGCTGAACACCTGTTACCGTGTGATGGGCTTGAAGCCAACGGTTATTTTCGCTGACCAGATCATGTATACCGGCTTTGCCTACGCTGCACGTTCAGGTGCATCTGTTGGTATCGATGACATGGTTATCCCAGAGAAAAAGGCCGGGATCATTGCCGAAGCAGAAGCAGAAGTTGCTGAAATTCAGGAACAGTTCCAATCTGGTCTGGTTACAGCCGGTGAACGTTATAACAAGGTTATCGATATCTGGGCTGCGGCAAACGAGCGTGTTGCTAAGGCAATGATGGAAAACTTGTCGACTGAAACAGTCACTAATCGTGATGGTGAAGAAGAGCAACAAGTTTCCTTCAACAGCATCTTTATGATGGCTGACTCCGGTGCGCGTGGTTCTGCCGCTCAGATCCGTCAGTTGGCGGGTATGCGTGGCTTGATGGCTAAGCCAGACGGCTCCATCATCGAAACCCCAATTACGGCGAACTTCCGTGAAGGTTTGAACGTACTCCAGTACTTCATCTCAACTCACGGTGCTCGTAAAGGTTTGGCGGATACCGCACTGAAAACAGCGAACTCCGGTTACCTGACTCGTCGTCTGGTTGACGTGGCGCAAGACTTGGTTGTGACAGAAGATGACTGTGGTACGCACGACGGTATTCTGATGACGCCGGTTATTGAAGGTGGTGATGTTAAAGAGCCACTGCGTGAGCGTGTATTGGGTCGTGTGACGGCGGAAGATGTTCTGAAACCAGGTACTGCTGATATTCTGGTGCCGCGTAATACATTGCTGAACGAGAAATGGTGTGATCTGTTAGAAGAGAGCTCCGTTGACAGCATTAAAGTACGTTCTGTTGTAAGTTGCGAAACTGACTTCGGTGTTTGTGCAAACTGCTATGGTCGTGACCTTGCTCGCGGACACATCATCAATAAAGGTGAGGCGGTTGGTGTTATTGCGGCTCAGTCCATCGGTGAGCCGGGTACACAGTTGACGATGCGTACGTTCCACATCGGTGGTGCGGCATCTCGTGCAGCAGCAGAATCCAGTATTCAGGTACGTAACAAAGGTAGCTTGAAGCTATTTAACGCTAAGTCCGTGACGAACTCCGCAGGCAAGCTGGTGATTACTTCTCGTAACACTGAATTGTGTCTGATCGACGAATTTGGCCGTACTAAAGAAAGCTATAAAGTGCCTTACGGTGCAGTACTGGGTAAAGGTGATGGCGAAACCGTTAACGGCGGTGAAACCGTTGCTAACTGGGATCCGCACACCATGCCAGTGGTCAGTGAAGTATCTGGTATCATCCGTTTCGCTGACATGATAGATGGCCAGACCATTACCCGCCAGACTGACGAATTGACAGGTCTATCTTCATTGGTTGTTCTCGATAGTGCAGAACGTACCGGTAGTGGTAAAGATCT is from Photorhabdus laumondii subsp. laumondii and encodes:
- the rpoC gene encoding DNA-directed RNA polymerase subunit beta' — its product is MKDLLKFLKAQTKTEEFDAIKIALASPDMIRSWSFGEVKKPETINYRTFKPERDGLFCARIFGPVKDYECLCGKYKRLKHRGVICEKCGVEVTQTKVRRERMGHIELASPTAHIWFLKSLPSRIGLLLDMPLRDIERVLYFESYVVVEGGMTSLERSQILTEEQYLDALEEFGDEFDAKMGAEAIQSLLKNLDLENECETLREELNETNSETKRKKLTKRIKLLEAFIQSGNKPEWMVLTVLPVLPPDLRPLVPLDGGRFATSDLNDLYRRVINRNNRLKRLLDLAAPDIIVRNEKRMLQEAVDALLDNGRRGRAITGSNKRPLKSLADMIKGKQGRFRQNLLGKRVDYSGRSVITVGPYLRLHQCGLPKKMALELFKPFIYGKLELRGLATTIKAAKKMVEREEAVVWDILDEVIREHPVLLNRAPTLHRLGIQAFEPVLIEGKAIQLHPLVCAAYNADFDGDQMAVHVPLTLEAQLEARALMMSTNNILSPASGEPIIVPSQDVVLGLYYMTRDCVNAKGEGMVLTGPKEAERVYRAGLASLHARVKVRITEEVKDGEGNITTNTGLVDTTIGRAILWMIVPRGLPYSLVNQPLGKKAISRMLNTCYRVMGLKPTVIFADQIMYTGFAYAARSGASVGIDDMVIPEKKAGIIAEAEAEVAEIQEQFQSGLVTAGERYNKVIDIWAAANERVAKAMMENLSTETVTNRDGEEEQQVSFNSIFMMADSGARGSAAQIRQLAGMRGLMAKPDGSIIETPITANFREGLNVLQYFISTHGARKGLADTALKTANSGYLTRRLVDVAQDLVVTEDDCGTHDGILMTPVIEGGDVKEPLRERVLGRVTAEDVLKPGTADILVPRNTLLNEKWCDLLEESSVDSIKVRSVVSCETDFGVCANCYGRDLARGHIINKGEAVGVIAAQSIGEPGTQLTMRTFHIGGAASRAAAESSIQVRNKGSLKLFNAKSVTNSAGKLVITSRNTELCLIDEFGRTKESYKVPYGAVLGKGDGETVNGGETVANWDPHTMPVVSEVSGIIRFADMIDGQTITRQTDELTGLSSLVVLDSAERTGSGKDLRPALKIVDAKGDDVLIPGTDMPAQYFLPGKAIVQLDDGVSISAGDTLARIPQESGGTKDITGGLPRVADLFEARRPKEPAILAEVSGIVSFGKETKGKRRLVISPLDGGDAYEEMIPKWRQLNVFEGEVVERGDVISDGPESPHDILRLRGVHAVTRYITNEVQEVYRLQGVKINDKHIEVIVRQMLRKATIESAGSSEFLEGEQVEYARVKVANRKLEQEGKVAATYGRDLLGITKASLATESFISAASFQETTRVLTEAAVAGKRDELRGLKENVIVGRLIPAGTGYAYHQDRIRRRQLNEPAEAPQVSVDEATANLAELLNAGFGGDKK